From the genome of Leptolyngbyaceae cyanobacterium:
AAAAAGTTTATCCTGTTTGGGTTTGGGAAGAAAGTAATCAACTGGTGCGCCAAAAGGAATTACCCTAATTTTTTCCGGTTTAACCCCGGCTTCCACTAATGAATACTCAACAAAAGAAGAGGCAACAAAAATACGATCTGCTAGCTGAATTTCCTGTTCCTTACGCTCAATTTTCCAAGCAGGTTCTTGAGTAGCTTGTAATGCTCCAGCAAATTCTGGAAAGCGTTCTGCTTCTTCTGCCTGGATTTGGCGACTCATACGATAAAAAAGAATTGGCAAATCGTATAAGCAATAAATTCCCTGTTGCTTAGCAGCTTGGAACGTACTAGCAGCGGCATCTTCGTAAGCGTAAACTGCATCGACGCCTTGAAGATGATGCTTAGAAACATGGCGATCTAGCGTAGCATAAATCCAATCGGCAGGACCTTGAGGCCCAAAACCCAAAGGGTAAGTTAGCCCGGTTCGTACCAAGCCTATTCTTAACAATTCTTTCCAGGGATGCGTTCGCATAAAAACATCATCTGGCATCATCCATGTCCGTCGGCCCAATTCAGAAGCAACTTGGTTTTTAATCTCTTTTGGGAGTAAATTTAAGCTACGCGGTACCCACCCTTTTGGATTGTAAGCAATCGTTGTAATCACTTCATAAAGCAAGCCAGTCTCCCAAATAGCTAGTGCAGCTTCACGGGAGTTCGGATTGCCCATCGGGTGAATCAGAGAGATACGTGGATTGGACATTAAAGTGCAGCCATTGTAATTGTTGTTGCCAATTTGTCACTAATTCTAATTGAGGTAAAAGAAAAACAAAACTAGTGAAAAACCAGTAGTAAATTGCAAAAGTGTGGTGAAAAACAAGTTGGCCATTGATCCAAAGCCCTTGGATGAGAAAAGCTGCTAATGCTAATTGCTTAAGTAAAGGTCTTTTCAATTTACAAAAGACTATAAAAAGCGCAATAATTATACTAATTCTTAAACCATACCAAAAAATAAAACCGATCGGTCCTAGCTCTAAAGCAATCCTGCCCATTTCTCCCTCAAAACCTACAGGTATTCTTTCCCCATATGGTAAACCTAACGCATTCCGAAGTGCTACGCTTCCTGGATGTGTTGCACCAGTTCCAAACCCATCAATTGCTTTATATTGAATAAAAGACAATGGTTCTGTCAAAGTTCCCAAAATGCGTGTGGATATATCATTAGTAGAGCTAGTGCGCGTTACAAAAGCATCTAAAGCACGGCGAAACCAGAAAAGAGCAGCCGTAATAATCAGTATTCCCGGTATCAAAAAAGGCTTTATTATTCTGAAAATAGTAGAAGGATTAGTTAGACCTTTAATAACTAGATAACCCATTAAAAATAAAATAGAACTAAAAACCGTACTCCGAGAACCAGTCATAAAAGCATTAATAGTTAATAACAATAATTCTAAAATAGTCGCTACCTGCCACCACTTTTGTTGCTTAATTGAAATTAACGGAATCAGTAACCCAAAACACGCTAGTAAGTAAGCTGCATAATTATTAATATATGAAAAAGTACCTGTAATTCTTACTCCTTGACTTGCTAAATCTCCACCCACAAATGTAGCTACATCCACCTGAACAACATCAGTTTGAACATAAGAATTTATGGGGCTAGAGGGAGGACTAAAAAACTGAATAATACCTAATATACCTACAGGAATAATTAATAAAAGATGCGCTCGTAAAAATCTATATAAATCTTCTTCTGTAGGGAATAAAGCTGGCATCATCCAAATTAAAGGTATGTAAAATAGATAAGTTTTTAATCCGAAAATACCTATAATAGTAGAACCCAAACTGGGATTAAAAGCCTGCAATAAACACCATAGAATTACTAACAATATCAGCCCATTAAGAAAGTGATTTCTAATAGGAAATTTTTGTTCTTGTCTTGAAAAGATATAATATTTAAGATAAGCTCCTAAAAGAACAAAATCTTTCAAGAAGTAAATTACTTCACTTGCTTGAGGTAATACCCATTTTCTCAATGCTCCCTCAATAACAAGGATAAAAAATACAGCTTTAACGGAACGCCGCCAGTTAACAGAAGAGATCGCAATTATAATAACAACCAATAGTAAAGCAATTAGCAGTTTCACTATATAACTCCAACCTTATTTAACCGACTGGGCAATTGTCATGATTGATGGATAATTCTTTTTTAATTTTCCTAAAAGATGTGCAATTTTTACAGCGTTTTTTTCATCAAGCACGGAACCAAGTTTGTTTAATAAAAAAGGCCCATATAATTTATTTTGGAAAACCGGACGCCAATCGCAATGGAAAAGAAGATTAGTAATTGTCTGAAATGTCCAACAATAAAAATGTCGATCGTTGTCTGGATTAAGGCTTGGTTTTAAGTAGACTTCTACAGGTAAAATCAAAATTAATTTCCCCCCTCTTTTAACATAGTTATGAAAACTTTGTAATTCATTTTTAGGCGATGAAGAGTGTTCTAAAGAATGAGATGATAACAAGAAATCAAATTCATTTTGAGGAATATTTTCAATAGAGTTTACGACCTTTCTTCCTCTTTCTTTCAAGAAATTTACAGCAAATTCTGAACTGTCAAAATAAGTTACGTTTACCAAAGAATCGGAAACTTGTCCTAAACCGCAACCATAGTCTAAAATAGAAACTCTAGAGTCTATATCATTAGCATCAAAAATGGCTTTTTTCCAATAAAGAGAAAGCAACTTGTAATACTTATCGTTAGCAAAAATTCTGCCATAGTGGGAAGCATAATAATCTTGATTATAAGAAAAGTCTGATTTTTGGAGATCGTTCATTTTTATCATTACGTTTTGGATGGACGATTGCTATTATATGACATTAATTAGCTACCTTGTGCTAATTTTGAATCAATTACTTCTTCATAAATTTTTAAATATTTTTTGGTTAGTTCAAATTCATCAAAATTCTTTAATTGGCTTGCTCCCTTTTCTATTTGTTGCTTTGCTAGAGATTGGTCTTCAAGTAATTTAACCATACACTGGTAAAGAGATTGAATATCTCCATTTTTGAACTTTAGTCCAGCATCTCCCAAACATTCTGCGTGTCCTCCACATTCAGAAACAATTAAATTTTTACCCGCCGCTAACAATTCAAGTGTTACACCTCCATAAGGTTCTTCCCAAACTGATGGTACGACAGCAATCTGAGAATTACTAATAATTTTTACTAATTCATCGCCTGACTTAGAACCAAAGAAAAATACTTGACTTGTCAAATTACGTTCTCGTACCAAATTTTCTAAAGATTGTCTAATATTACCATCTCCAACAATTGCCAGCGTTTTATTACTGTAGTTGGAGCTAGAAATTAACAAATGAAAGGCTTTAATTAAATCGGGGACTCCTTTTTCACTTACTAATCTTCCCACATAAAGAAAATCATACTTGAAATTTTGGTTATTTTGTGATGATTTAAATTTACTTAACGAATAAGGTGTATATGCTACAACTTGTTTTTTGCATTGTAGACGTTTGGCAACCCAATTTGAACAAGCAATATTCAAATCAACATTATTAGCAACATAGCGTCTAACAGCTAGTTTAACTGACTCTTTTAAAACAAATTTTAACCCATTTTTTTTGAAATGATATTTTAATGATTTTATAGGACTCATAGGAGCAGGCTCCCCATCTACCCAGCCCAAACCATCAATACATAAAATTTGGTATCCATTATGAGTCCATATAAAAGGTTTATTATTTAATTTCGCGAAGGGAAACATCGCTACGCTAGCGCCATTAGAATGAATTAAATCGCATTGTTTAGACAGTATTAATCGCTGTTTTAAGGAAGGTTTCCTAATTACTTTGTAAAGACGTTCATCCTCTTTTTTTATAACAGTTTCAGTAACAACTATACATTCGTGGCCTAAGCGTACAATATTTTCTGCTAAAGTAGCGGTGATAGTTTCGACACCTCCTGTAGAAGGCCAAAATACTGAAGAGTAAAGCAGAATTTTCATTTCTTATTCAGGTTTCTTACTAATTGCCAGAAAACTATCGCTGTAACGAATACCCTTAAATAATCCGCCTGAAACCATTTGCCAGGTAAGTTTGGGAAGTTTAGGAATGCTACCAACGTCAGTAAAAAAGAATTGGGGGCTTAAAAAACCTGCTTCGCACAAGATACGTTGTGCATCTTTACGCAGCAGTGCAGTGATATGAGCCGGATATGAGCTATCACCAAATAATACAAAATGTCCTTGAAATAACAGAGCTAACAAAGCTCGCCAGCTTTCATTATTTGGCGTACTAAAAATTAAAGTTCCACCGGGACGAAGTAGACGAAACCATTCTCGTGCAACGGCTCTAGGATTTTCCAAATGTTCGATTACTTCTGCCGAAACAATCACGTCAAATATTCGATCGGGTAAATTTGTTGGTTCGTTTAAATCTGCTTTGACCCACCTAATTGAACTATCGTTTTTTGGAGAATGTTCGATAATATCAATAGCAGTAATTGAATGGAATCGTTCTAATTTTTGAATACGTTGAGTTAGATTACCAGTACCCGCTCCAAAATCTAAAATATCTCCTTTCAAATCAAGTTCTACTAATATTCTCTCAAAAGCTGTATAGACTGGATCGGTACTAATACCGCCACTGATTTCTGCTGCTAATTGACGCTGTGTTTTGAGAGCTTGATTCATAGTGAATTACGATATGATGTTTTTCTTGCTAATTGGCCACAATTTCTTTAAATTGAGTCGCAAAAATTTGAGCGTGTACTGATAAGTTATGGGTTTGATACCAAGCATGGGCATTGTTTGCGATCGCCTGTGCTACTTCTAAGTTTAGCCTTCCTGTAGGACGGTCTTCTAGCCAGTAGTGTTTCCCAGCTGACAGACCATTGAACTCCAGATCGCTATAAAATATTCCGATCGGGATTAATCCGTGGGCGCAGTAAGCAGCAAAGATAGTAGATTTAGCTAAATACTCTGTATTGTAGTCAAAGAAACCAGCTATAGAACTTAATAAGATTGTACTAATTTCTTGTGCGGTTCTTTTACCTGTCTTGACCACAGGTATTCCATTAATTGAAGAAAAATCAAGATTGATAAGTGGCCCTACATCTAATATTTCTTCAATCTCCAATTCTTGACAACATCGCTTTAAAGACGCTAAAGATCTTTGATAAACTCGCTGTCGATTGCTGCCACTGCCAAATACTACTAATTTTCGAGGACGTTGTGCAAGCGGAGGTACTTGTTCTGGTTCTCCAATGTTAGAAAAAACTGGTAAGTTAGGAATTGATGCCTGTTTGCCTAGTGTAAACTGGTGAAGAAGTTGAGCATAGCGTTCTTCACTGGTAAGACAGCGATCGCTTATCCTAGATAAGCGTACAGCTAAATTTTTTTGCACTGAGGATAACCAAAACGAACTTGCCCAAATTGGCCCACTAGCGTAAAGTTCGTGAAACATCGTGAGCAAAGAGTGGTCTTTGTTTACGCTGCGCCATTTTTGTAACCCGTTGATTAACCAAAAAGGACAACCGCGTTTGGCATAACCATAGCCTACGTAATGTAGTAAAACGGTAGATATTTGTTCGGAGTTGTTTTTTAGCGCATACAATAAACTTTCTATTGAATGTTCCGTCACCTGATGAACTGGAAATCTCTCTATATCAATTGCTCCATCCCATAATGGATTGCCAACTATAAAATGTGTTTCTATCCCAAAATATTGCCGGAGTTGCCTAGCTATATTTAAAGCATAATCTCCTACTCCATCAGTAGTAGGGGGAAGGCCAGTAACAATAGAAATTATGTTCATTTACCTACTTTATTAATTAAATCATCAAAGTTTAATAAGACTTAAAATTTTCCATAAAAACTTATTATTAAAAGGCTTTCAAAGAAAATTACTACTGATTAGGCCATTCTTCGCATTAGTTGTTTTTATGTCAATCAGTTATTACTTTGAGTTTGAGAATGTTATTTAATTGCACAAACCTTTTATTATTTTTATCATATACCCAAGCTTTAATTAAGTTTTCACCTACTGGTAAAGATTGGCCTGAAATATTAACTTCCCATCCGAATCGATCCCAACCTATTTTAGAATATCGACTATGCTTAAGTATCCTCCCTATTTCAGGTCTTGGTAATTTTATAACTGCATTAGCGAAAAAAGTTTTGCGATCGCCATAAGAAAATAAAACAACTCTTGGCTGTTCGCGAGCATCTGGCAAGCCAGCCCAACCAGAAAGCTTTATACTCATATCTTTTGGCAGAGTTATGAACTTGTCAGTTTGAGCAGGTATCTCAATATTTCCATAAAGTTTTTTAGATGCGATCGCAAATTTTATATCTGTTGGAAAAGTTCTGAATCCTAAACGATTTAGCCCGTCAACTGAGCTTCTCAAAAGCCCTTTAAACGGCTCGCCAGTAATAGAATGTAAACAGCTATCAGGTAATTCTTCAACAGATTGCTCTAAATAATAAACTACTTCTAGACAGGTTTTACCACTAGTCTTTTGTAACCATACCTCTCTTCCGTCTGCAATTCCCTGAGTAGAATAAGCAATAAAAAATGCTGTAATTAAGCCAAATATAAAGCAACTTATTGAAATTGAAATATCCTTTTTTTTATTCTCTAATATTTTTTCATTATCAACAAGCAACCGCCACATTTGAAGGCAAGAAATTACTATTAATATTGTGCCTGTTGTATATCTTGTTTGTAAAGCATTGCCAACTCCGTAACCTACTCTGCCTAAGCCGATCGTTAAAACAACTAACATAGAAAACCAGCCCAAAGATAACCAAGGAGCAGCATTTCTTGCAAACTGTGAACCTAAACTTTTAAAATAGTAACTATTCAAGAATAAAAAATTTATCATAATAAAAAATCCAGCAAGAGCAGGGTTTATAACTAACCCCACAGAAGACGAGCCAACCATCATTAATATAAATGCTAGTGCAATTAAAGGCTTTTTTATAAAGAAAAATAAATCGGTTGATGATGCTGGCTTTTGGTAACCAATACTATAAATAAAGCAACATAATATAAACATTAATATCCATATTAAAATAATTTTTTTTCTTCGACTGCTATTGCTTTCAAAATAAAGGAGAGCAGGAATCATAGCTAGCCAAGATAGTAATCCGTGAGATGAAGAAAAACTCGCTAGAAAACAAAATAACCCTGCTATCAATACCTTCAAGTAAGCTGACAAACTTTTTGGTACATATAAAATAAAAACTGCCAGTATTATACAAAAATTAGGTAAATACCATTGTAGCTGAAATCCCCAAAGCCAGTTACCAAACTGAACTAATGAAAAGTAAAGCATACTAATTGAAATGTTTGCCAAGTGAAATAATTGTTTGTTATTAGTCTCCTGAATAGCTGACAATTTATACATAGCGTAGAAAGATAATATTGCCAATATAACGCTACACCCCTGTTCAAGTTTGACATTCCAATTAGAAGAGAATGCAAGTATAGTGAATATAATTCTAGGAATGAATAGCCTATGTTCAAAGTGCTGGGCAAATAAATCTCCAAGATTTGCAGTTTTAGATTCTACCTTTTCAAAAAAATCTACTAATACCCATTGATCTAAAAATGGAACGTTGACGCTAAAGTTAGCCACAAACCATAACAGTAATGCAAGAGGTATGAGATAACCTATTAATATATATAGTTTGATTTTGCAGAAATAGTAAAAAATATTTGACATCATAATTTACTTATTTTTTTATTAAAAAATTAAGGAATCACGATAAGTTCAAAAGGCTTTTTTGGTAGCGAGTTGAATTTTCGGCCTAGCAATTCAATTCTTGGATAATCTACCTGTGCATCTGTAACAAAATTGCCCACTAGAAATCGAGAAACAATGCCCGTTACGTTCGATGGTTTGTCTTTTATCGATGAAGGCCCAGACGCTGGAGCTGGCATCATAAAATTCCAGTCAATAACATTTTTTGGCAATTTATAGTCAAACACAAACCTAGCGGCAACGGAATCAATAGCATATTTTTTATTAGGATTAGCTAAGACATATTCTTTAATTTCTTTGTAGTGAGATGCAGGTAGACTTTCCCTTCCAAATAAGGCAACAAAATTTATACTCTGACTAGTTAAATAAATTAGGGTTG
Proteins encoded in this window:
- a CDS encoding glycosyltransferase, translated to MSNPRISLIHPMGNPNSREAALAIWETGLLYEVITTIAYNPKGWVPRSLNLLPKEIKNQVASELGRRTWMMPDDVFMRTHPWKELLRIGLVRTGLTYPLGFGPQGPADWIYATLDRHVSKHHLQGVDAVYAYEDAAASTFQAAKQQGIYCLYDLPILFYRMSRQIQAEEAERFPEFAGALQATQEPAWKIERKEQEIQLADRIFVASSFVEYSLVEAGVKPEKIRVIPFGAPVDYFLPKPKQDKLFRVLFVGRVGPRKGVHYLLQAWQDLKLTKAELQLVGINEFPDIYLEKYQNSICYVPSVPHASLNDYYSRANVLVLPTLVEGLPLVVLEAMACGIPVITTPNAGVANIINNGVEGFIIPIRDVVALKEKIEWCYNHPLELAEMGKAARIKAEKLTWALYRQRLAEQIKQVVFAKKIHA
- a CDS encoding methyltransferase domain-containing protein, yielding MNQALKTQRQLAAEISGGISTDPVYTAFERILVELDLKGDILDFGAGTGNLTQRIQKLERFHSITAIDIIEHSPKNDSSIRWVKADLNEPTNLPDRIFDVIVSAEVIEHLENPRAVAREWFRLLRPGGTLIFSTPNNESWRALLALLFQGHFVLFGDSSYPAHITALLRKDAQRILCEAGFLSPQFFFTDVGSIPKLPKLTWQMVSGGLFKGIRYSDSFLAISKKPE
- a CDS encoding glycosyltransferase family 4 protein — protein: MKILLYSSVFWPSTGGVETITATLAENIVRLGHECIVVTETVIKKEDERLYKVIRKPSLKQRLILSKQCDLIHSNGASVAMFPFAKLNNKPFIWTHNGYQILCIDGLGWVDGEPAPMSPIKSLKYHFKKNGLKFVLKESVKLAVRRYVANNVDLNIACSNWVAKRLQCKKQVVAYTPYSLSKFKSSQNNQNFKYDFLYVGRLVSEKGVPDLIKAFHLLISSSNYSNKTLAIVGDGNIRQSLENLVRERNLTSQVFFFGSKSGDELVKIISNSQIAVVPSVWEEPYGGVTLELLAAGKNLIVSECGGHAECLGDAGLKFKNGDIQSLYQCMVKLLEDQSLAKQQIEKGASQLKNFDEFELTKKYLKIYEEVIDSKLAQGS
- a CDS encoding methyltransferase domain-containing protein produces the protein MNDLQKSDFSYNQDYYASHYGRIFANDKYYKLLSLYWKKAIFDANDIDSRVSILDYGCGLGQVSDSLVNVTYFDSSEFAVNFLKERGRKVVNSIENIPQNEFDFLLSSHSLEHSSSPKNELQSFHNYVKRGGKLILILPVEVYLKPSLNPDNDRHFYCWTFQTITNLLFHCDWRPVFQNKLYGPFLLNKLGSVLDEKNAVKIAHLLGKLKKNYPSIMTIAQSVK